From Brassica rapa cultivar Chiifu-401-42 chromosome A06, CAAS_Brap_v3.01, whole genome shotgun sequence:
ATCCAAAGatctcatcttttttttttgttctgttgaTTCAGCATTTATCTGTTGCTTACATCACTTTGGATCTTTCTGTTCAAAAACTTTTTGTTCCCTTGATTCTAACTTTACATCTTCTTCCATGTACTAAAAAGCACTTAGATCTGCTGCACCTTTTGGTCcttttatgaaataaataaatgatttggATTCTTCTTCACAGGTAATATTTGAACGACTTGCTTAGTACTAAGATGGGATCCACTGTTGATGCTGCAAACAAGGTAACGTTTTTGATAGGATTATTAAAATCATTGTACTTATGTTCCATTTACCTAACACTGCTTGGGAGATACATTGTTTGGAGTTTTATGTTTGGTCTGTTTTCTCCAGGGTGTAAATGGAGCCGCAAGTGCCAAGAAACCCACAGTTATATTTGTCCTGGGTAAGTTTCATCATCTCTCTTATTTGTCTTTGTTAAAACAGTTTCTTTGCAGCCAGCATTGTCCTCATGATCCATGGGATGTTTCATTAAGTCAAGACTTATTAGAAGAAGTTAATTGTACATCTTCTGAGTTTAGTCCCTGTATATGTTGAACAGGTGGTCCAGGAAGTGGGAAGGGTACACAGTGTGCTTACATCGTTGAACATTATGGCTACACACATCTGAGTGCTGGAGACCTTCTTAGAGCTGAAATTAAATCTGGCTCTGAGAATGGGTAATGCCCTTGAAACTTTCTGGCATTATCCATCTTAAGTTCGTTTATTATAAGGTTTGGAGTTGGTTTATGTAATTGTTATGCCCTTTAAAATGGTTTGTGCAGAACAATGATCCAGAATATGATTAAAGAAGGGAAGATTGTACCTTCTGAGGTTACAATCAAGCTTCTGCAGAAAGCAATTCAGGAAAACGGGAATGACAAGTTCCTCATTGATGGTTTCCCTCGCAACGAGGAAAACCGAGCAGCTTTTGAGAAAGTTGTAAGTAACATTCAAAGTTTATTTCTTATGGCAAATACAATTTGCTTAGTGACATGTGTTTGATGGTTTTTGTAGACTGAGATTGAACCCAAGTTTGTCTTGTTCTTTGATTGTCCTGAGGAAGAGATGGAGAGGCGCCTATTAGGCCGAAACCAGGTTAGTATAATATGAAAAGCTCTGTGACTTTGCTCTGTCTAATCTCTTGTTCCATGTATATTGATTGTTGCCTCTATTGAAGGGGAGAGAGGATGACAATATTGAGACTATAAGGAAGCGTTTCAAGGTGTTTCTTGAATCTAGCTTACCAGTGATTCAGTACTACGAAGCTAAGGGGAAAGTTAGAAAGGtaaagtcttttttttcttgttttgatcGGTCCAGCAATTGTAAGTTATAACAAAGTTTTGTTGTTTCTTCAGATTCATGCCGCAAAGCCCATTGAAGATGTGTTTCAGGAGGTGAAGGCAGTCTTTTCTCCTGAAGATGAGAAGGTAAAAAACAATACTTGCGTGATTCTCTAATCCTCTAGTAGtcaaaaaaggaaataaaaagaTTCCTCCTAGGAATCACATGTGTTTGTGCTGTAATGTAGAAGGTTTGTAACTAACTAATGTTTGTTTACTGGTCTGAATCATAGATTCATCATGACTGTGTTCTGTAAAGATGATAAATAATGCATTTGCATAAACTCTGATGATCCAACTTTCTGAATTCTCACATCTCCGTTATGAATAGAGCAATGCTAAATATCTTGGCACAGTGATAAACTATAGAGGCCAAGTAGCTGCAGCTATGAAGTTAACAATTCTATGAACGTTTTATTTAGGTTGAAGCCTAGGCTGCAGCATCGTGAACTAAAGACATGTCGGATAAATTGATCAGGTATGTATGTGTAGAGCAGTGAGCATTTTCTTTTATTCTGAtctataaaagtaaaaaagtgTAGCTTGAGAATCTAGAATAAAGGGTTTTGGAAGCTGATGCTTTGTTATAGCATTTAAGATCATATGTATGGTATCTAGTTCTCTAAGAATCTTTGACAGGAGCATGTGATGATTATTAATGTTTGCTTTCTTTAAAAGACTTGCAGGTAGCTGGGTGGTTGCATCTTCTTTACTGGGAAGTCTCTGTTTGgccttatttttttcttctatataacTATATGATATGATAACTGTTATTATTATACACATTGTTACctattaatatcatttttgaTTTTGTATTTGATGGGATTTGTGATTGGCTTTTCTGTAATTTCATAAAACAAATTCGTtggattttataatatatactaagatTAATGGAATCTTTGTGCTCTGGTTACTTTTTCTTGTCGTTCCATCAAGATTGTGGTtggatttaaattttattaaaatccaTGATACAAATGGTCTTGTTCATTACTAATAAACATAAAAGATCAATATTAGTGAACTATATACCTCAACCTCATAGTCatacattttcatattttccaataactaaatttacaaagaaacaaacaacGAGAATGTAGTTCTAAAACAAAGAGTTATCCAGTTAACAGAACATAAGTTAAACCAGACAGAAATAGCAAACTTTATTCAAGTCTAACCAACCTAAAAATAgcaaacaaaacacacacaaacaaataacaaaaatttgCTCTATATAGAGGCAAAAACTCAGTATATAAACAACTATATACACACACATCTCATATCTCTATCAAACAACAAACACATTTGTCtgataatttttgttttgaacacAAGAAACTTTTCAAGATAAAATGGCGGGAAAAGTGTACATGGTGATGGCATTGGTGATGATGGCATGTGTTTTACAAGCATGCGATGCACATGACAGGAAGCCAACGCCAAACCCAAAGTTCGAGTGTTTCGGAAAGTGTTCCATAGGATGTGGCAAACAAAACAAGCCTTGTTTCCAAGATTGTTTGACTAAATGTGGTCTCCCACAGCGAGCCAGAGACTTCCAGAGACTAACAGCACCTTCCTCCACCGTCtaatcttatattttctatgtgTGTTTAACATAAAGGAAAGAATACAGAACTATCATCAAATGTATCTGGTAACTGTGTGACAAAATCTATCTAAATCTAAGGATTTGCAATACATGTATCCCTTGACCTATATAAATCTATTATAATGACATGGTTATGTATGTATCTGGCAACTGTGTGACAAAGTCTATTCAAATCTAATGATTTGCAGCATATGCATCTCTTGTCCTATACAAATCTATTATAATGACATAGGTCCTTCTGTCAAATACATGTGATTAACGATTCACATATAATAATAGAAACGTACAAAACAAAGAAGTAGTGTAACAGACTGTCTAACCACTTAAAATCATACAAAATTCAGAAACATGGAATCTGACCATTATAATAacctaaaaaaacaaaaaagatccATCAGCTTTCCTTGTTTCTGAAGCAATCTCTGAAAATGCCAATTGAGGAAGACCTTCTCCTTTACTTACTCTCTGCTGCACTATGCTTATAATTAAACCCTTGTCTGAAGTATAACATCCTCCATGACTGCAGTCTCTACCGTCTTGAAACAAACGGTTGAAGCAAGCACGAAAGGATACACATTAAGAACACCAAAAAAGGACAAGGATCTCCCTCTCTCTGTCTCGAGAACAGAGCCATTAACTTTAAAACCCTCTCTTGTCAGGACAATCTGCTGCCCTGTGTCCTGAACTTCCACAATTGAAGCAAGCACCTCCGAAACTCCTGTTTTACAGACATATCAATCTGTTAAAAGAGCCAAAGTGCGCAGATGTTAACATAGATTTGTATGAAGCTTTAACAAACTCACCTCTCCCGGGAAGGAGCTCTGCTGCTTGATGATCGTCTGTCACTACCGCCACCAATCAACCAATCATCAGAACTTCCTCTGGAACCACCACCACGGGACCAGCTGCTTCCTCCACCACCACTGCTTCTACCTCTTCTGTCATCATCACCTCCCCAACTATCACGTCCTCGCGATGATGATCCTCCTCTACCGCCAAATCTTGACCCTCTagagcctcctcctcctctagGCATCCTGTCTCTGCTAGAGAAACGTCCATAGTTATCACTAGACGGTCCATCGTCTTGCAGCGGGGGTAACTACAAAAGATGCGAAGTGTTGTTAGTCAAAAATGATCTCACTGTATCAAAAAAGAGTGAGAGCCAGCAGAAACTAAGGGAAGCCAATATCACAATACCTTTGTTATCAAGGATAAACTGTTTCCTTCTGGCACTTCATTCTCCAGCAGCTCTTTCGCGATGTCCTCTGGTAGATCAAAAACAGCTCCTTGCACCTGATACACATTACCAGAATCAGAGATTTCTAAGAACATAAGATAGTTTCAAAGATACTCTGCTGAAATGATAATCATTTCAATGAGACTGACCCTGTCATCTGCGATCATGAAGATTTTCCCAACTCGATCTGCAGCTGGACGGTAAACATCTGAAAGAAAACCAGTCACAGACCTTGCAGACAGGAAGCCTCTAGCGTTTGTTGGATCTCTTATCAATTGCAAAGTCACCCATCCCTGCAGTCCGAACATTTTAACTTCAGTTCATGATTGTAGAATTAATTATCAAATCTAAGTATTTAGTGGATGTTAAAGTTTATGGGTTTCTCAAGAAACAATCTAAAATGTTAATGAGCTCTCATTTGTTTTCCTGAATCTTAAAAGTATATTGAAAATTAAACCTGTTCATGACTGAGGAGAGATCTAGAAGAAGGTGGCTGAGAGAAACCGCTAAGGTGAGCCAGAGCTGCAGCTAAAGCATCTGTTCCTTTTTCCTCAAACAGTTTCTGAGCAGTTGCTGAGAAAAACTTAATAGACTCAGGGTGAACACCGTTTAGAGTGGCCACCACATGGTCTGCTGACGCTTCCAACAAGTCTCCAACGGTTGGTGGGCTAATAAACTCAAATCTGCACCCTACGTCACGCTCAAGAGACCTCACGGTTCTCTTTTGGCTGCTGCTGTGCATGAGAATGGCAGAGCCTTCTTTCCCTGCACGCCCAGTACGACCAGAACGGTGCACAAAGGTCTCCGGGTCATTAGGAAGTTCATAGTGGATAAcctgtaaaaagaaaaaatgtcaGAACAACACGGACAGACAAACACTATCTACTGAAACTTTGAAAAACTTACAAGATCTACGTTTGGGATGTCAAGCCCACGAGAGGCAACATCAGTGGCAACTAGAACTGTGAACTTCCCTTGGCGGAAACCGTTGAGTGTTCTCTCTCTTTGATGCTGAGAGATATCACCATGAAGTGCCTCGGAAGCTATACTGCTTGATAATGCTAGAGAGACCTCGTCTGCATCTCTTTTTGTTTGGGTGAAAACAATGGTCTTGCCACCCTTTGCATACACCttcaagttttgaaaaaaaatgcaATAATCAATATAGAGCTAAAGACACCAATCAACCATGTTTAGGAACTAGCAAACTATCAGAGCTGAGCCATACTGTTATAAGGTCGCTTAGAATAGTGCGTTTTGATGTGGAAGTGGCTGAGATTGCATACAGTTTGATCCCTTCCGCAAGCTTCTCATCTTGGTCTCCAACCTGCCAATCCAGTAAATAGCATTAAGCATCAGAGTCCAACCTAAATAACGAGAAGAAACAATGAAGCAAGCTTACCAAATCAATGTTCAAGGGATTATCAAGGTACTTCCTCGCCAACTTCTTCACCCAAGTAGGCATAGTCGCCGAGAAAAGCATGCTCTGTCTCTTCTGCGGGAGATTCTCAAGAATCGACTCCACAGCCTCCTCAAACCCAACAGCAAGCATCTGGTCAGCTTCATCAAGCACCAGGTACTCAACTTCGCCCAGCTTGAGGCTCCTCCCTTCGATCAAATCAATGATTCTTCCAGGAGTTccaacaacaacatcaacaCCACGAGTGAGAGCATTCTGCTGAATGGTGTAAGAGACACCACCGTACACACAGACAGTGCTTAGATAAGGCGCAGACTCCTTAATCTCCTTCTCCACTTGCTTAGCCAGCTCTCGCGTCGGCGCAAGGACAAGGAACTTAGCAAGACGACCAGGCCTCCTACTCAACAAGAGAACACAAAACATTCAGAAACATCAATCTAAACAAAAGAGAGATGTAAAGTTAACGACAAACGAACCTGAACGCAGAGTAGTCTCCAGCTTGTTCAGTGAGGCGTTTGATGATAGGGATACCAAAAGCCAGAGTCTTTCCAGTTCCTGTCTTAGCACGAGCTATGATATCTCGTCCT
This genomic window contains:
- the LOC103874463 gene encoding UMP-CMP kinase 3 isoform X1, producing the protein MGSTVDAANKGVNGAASAKKPTVIFVLGGPGSGKGTQCAYIVEHYGYTHLSAGDLLRAEIKSGSENGTMIQNMIKEGKIVPSEVTIKLLQKAIQENGNDKFLIDGFPRNEENRAAFEKVTEIEPKFVLFFDCPEEEMERRLLGRNQGREDDNIETIRKRFKVFLESSLPVIQYYEAKGKVRKIHAAKPIEDVFQEVKAVFSPEDEKVKNNTCVIL
- the LOC103874464 gene encoding DEAD-box ATP-dependent RNA helicase 3, chloroplastic, whose product is MASTVGVPSLYQVPHLEFSKTTSKKRSTCLPLSLNKPFLSPFSLRRPRLIHSSSSLLIPSAVATPNSVLSEEAFKSLGLSDEFDNTDPSPSDDDGEELAISKLGLPQRLGESLEKRGITHLFPIQRAVLVPALQGRDIIARAKTGTGKTLAFGIPIIKRLTEQAGDYSAFRRPGRLAKFLVLAPTRELAKQVEKEIKESAPYLSTVCVYGGVSYTIQQNALTRGVDVVVGTPGRIIDLIEGRSLKLGEVEYLVLDEADQMLAVGFEEAVESILENLPQKRQSMLFSATMPTWVKKLARKYLDNPLNIDLVGDQDEKLAEGIKLYAISATSTSKRTILSDLITVYAKGGKTIVFTQTKRDADEVSLALSSSIASEALHGDISQHQRERTLNGFRQGKFTVLVATDVASRGLDIPNVDLVIHYELPNDPETFVHRSGRTGRAGKEGSAILMHSSSQKRTVRSLERDVGCRFEFISPPTVGDLLEASADHVVATLNGVHPESIKFFSATAQKLFEEKGTDALAAALAHLSGFSQPPSSRSLLSHEQGWVTLQLIRDPTNARGFLSARSVTGFLSDVYRPAADRVGKIFMIADDRVQGAVFDLPEDIAKELLENEVPEGNSLSLITKLPPLQDDGPSSDNYGRFSSRDRMPRGGGGSRGSRFGGRGGSSSRGRDSWGGDDDRRGRSSGGGGSSWSRGGGSRGSSDDWLIGGGSDRRSSSSRAPSRERSFGGACFNCGSSGHRAADCPDKRGF
- the LOC103874463 gene encoding UMP-CMP kinase 3 isoform X2, with the translated sequence MGSTVDAANKGVNGAASAKKPTVIFVLGGPGSGKGTQCAYIVEHYGYTHLSAGDLLRAEIKSGSENGTMIQNMIKEGKIVPSEVTIKLLQKAIQENGNDKFLIDGFPRNEENRAAFEKVTEIEPKFVLFFDCPEEEMERRLLGRNQGREDDNIETIRKRFKVFLESSLPVIQYYEAKGKVRKIHAAKPIEDVFQEVKAVFSPEDEKVEA